In Curtobacterium sp. L6-1, a genomic segment contains:
- a CDS encoding deoxyguanosinetriphosphate triphosphohydrolase produces the protein MSATSSYGPADADRWFPEQHGNRRSDFARDRARLLHSSALRRLAAKTQVLSPTTGLDFARNRLTHSLEVAQVGRELADSLGLDPDVVDTACLAHDIGHPPFGHNGETAVNAWAAGIGGFEGNAQTLRLLTRLEPKVYGDDGRAYGLNLTRASLDASCKYPWPASQGVGEASSGRTKFGFYDDDHEAFAWLRAGAPRRQRCIEAQVMDLSDDIAYSVHDFEDAVVAGFIDVAALGDRVGENDIVSAMHAWVGDDLSRDELLDAFDRLRGMSLWMTSYDGSRQDQARLKNLTSQLIGRFARTATTATRESYASGSLVRFAASVVTPPEIIGEIAVLKGIVAAFVMTQGDRQPVYEDQRRVLTELLDTLAAREDSALEPGFAADWRAATDDQGRLRAVVDQVASLTDQGAIAWHKRLVVGEREPVHVAV, from the coding sequence ATGAGCGCCACCTCGTCGTACGGGCCGGCCGACGCCGACCGGTGGTTCCCCGAGCAGCACGGCAACCGGCGCAGCGACTTCGCCCGTGACCGCGCCCGACTGCTGCACTCGAGCGCGCTGCGACGCCTGGCCGCCAAGACCCAGGTCCTCAGCCCGACGACGGGGCTCGACTTCGCCCGGAACCGGCTGACGCACTCGCTCGAGGTCGCGCAGGTCGGCCGCGAGCTCGCCGACAGCCTGGGCCTCGACCCGGACGTCGTCGACACCGCGTGCCTGGCGCACGACATCGGGCACCCGCCGTTCGGCCACAACGGCGAGACCGCGGTCAACGCCTGGGCCGCGGGCATCGGCGGGTTCGAGGGCAACGCGCAGACCCTCCGACTGCTCACCCGCCTCGAGCCGAAGGTGTACGGCGACGACGGCCGGGCGTACGGGCTCAACCTGACCCGCGCCTCCCTCGACGCCAGCTGCAAGTACCCGTGGCCGGCGTCGCAGGGCGTGGGCGAGGCGTCGTCCGGGCGCACGAAGTTCGGCTTCTACGACGACGACCACGAGGCCTTCGCCTGGCTCCGCGCCGGCGCTCCCCGTCGGCAGCGCTGCATCGAGGCGCAGGTCATGGACCTGTCCGACGACATCGCGTACTCGGTGCACGACTTCGAGGACGCCGTCGTCGCGGGCTTCATCGACGTCGCCGCCCTGGGGGACCGCGTCGGCGAGAACGACATCGTCTCCGCCATGCACGCCTGGGTCGGCGACGACCTGAGCCGTGACGAGCTGCTGGACGCGTTCGACCGCCTGCGTGGGATGTCGCTCTGGATGACCTCGTACGACGGCTCCCGGCAGGACCAGGCACGCCTGAAGAACCTGACGAGCCAGCTCATCGGCCGGTTCGCCCGTACCGCGACGACCGCGACACGCGAGTCGTACGCTTCGGGCTCCCTCGTCCGGTTCGCCGCGAGCGTCGTGACCCCGCCCGAGATCATCGGCGAGATCGCGGTCCTCAAGGGCATCGTCGCCGCCTTCGTCATGACGCAGGGCGACCGGCAGCCCGTCTACGAGGACCAGCGCCGCGTGCTGACCGAGCTGCTCGACACGCTGGCCGCCCGCGAGGACTCGGCGCTCGAGCCCGGTTTCGCCGCCGACTGGCGCGCCGCGACCGACGACCAGGGACGCCTGCGTGCCGTGGTCGACCAGGTCGCGAGCCTCACCGACCAGGGCGCGATCGCCTGGCACAAGCGGCTGGTCGTCGGGGAGCGCGAACCCGTCCACGTCGCCGTCTGA
- a CDS encoding ABC transporter ATP-binding protein, producing the protein MSGVPSGLQSGTGRTAADPVVVVDDLTVTFATDGGAVDAVKGVSLDVRPGEVLALVGESGSGKSVTARSMLRLMPETATLGGAVLLDGTDVVSVGSQKLRDLRGTAGAMVFQEPSTALNPVFTVGWQIAEGLRAHGGMSKKEARAKAIDYLGRVGIPAPETRVDHYPHQFSGGQKQRVVIASALALEPSVIIADEPTTALDVTVQAEILDLLRRCRDEFGAAIVVITHNMGVVADLADRVAVMYQGEIVEEAPVHQLFAAPQADYTKRLLAAVPRLEASTGDARRAAITQDVAPVVEARGLEIEYPGRLGSPAFRAVKGVDLAIRPGEVLGLVGESGSGKTTIGRAIAGLTKITGGSLNVLGTEMLGYKERDFKRLRKDIGFVFQDPATSFNPLLTIAECVAEPLVVHGVASSPRAARKQVDELMEAVQLPAAYGDRYPHELSGGQRQRASLARSLALRPKLLIADEPTSALDVSVQARVLELFLELQQDFGFASLFISHDLAVVGALSDRIAVLYRGDLVETGTTAQVLGAPQHPYTQRLLASLPVPDPEEQAERRRTLERLEQAGS; encoded by the coding sequence ATGAGCGGCGTCCCCTCGGGCCTCCAGTCCGGCACCGGCCGCACGGCGGCCGACCCGGTGGTCGTCGTCGACGACCTGACCGTCACCTTCGCGACCGACGGCGGCGCCGTCGACGCGGTGAAGGGCGTCAGCCTCGACGTCCGCCCGGGCGAGGTGCTCGCCCTGGTCGGCGAGTCCGGGTCCGGCAAGTCCGTGACGGCGCGGAGCATGCTCCGGCTCATGCCGGAGACCGCGACCCTCGGCGGCGCGGTGCTGCTCGACGGCACCGACGTCGTGTCGGTGGGCTCGCAGAAGCTCCGTGACCTGCGGGGCACGGCCGGCGCGATGGTCTTCCAGGAGCCGTCGACGGCCCTCAACCCGGTCTTCACGGTGGGGTGGCAGATCGCCGAGGGCCTCCGGGCGCACGGCGGCATGTCGAAGAAGGAGGCGCGCGCCAAGGCGATCGACTACCTCGGCCGCGTCGGCATCCCCGCCCCCGAGACCCGCGTCGACCACTACCCGCACCAGTTCTCCGGCGGGCAGAAGCAGCGCGTCGTCATCGCGAGCGCGCTGGCCCTCGAGCCGAGCGTCATCATCGCGGACGAGCCGACCACCGCGCTCGACGTCACCGTGCAGGCCGAGATCCTCGACCTGCTCCGCCGGTGCCGCGACGAGTTCGGTGCGGCGATCGTCGTCATCACGCACAACATGGGCGTCGTGGCCGACCTCGCCGACCGGGTCGCGGTGATGTACCAGGGCGAGATCGTCGAGGAAGCGCCGGTGCACCAGCTCTTCGCGGCGCCGCAGGCCGACTACACGAAGCGGCTGCTCGCCGCGGTGCCCCGACTCGAGGCGTCGACCGGTGACGCCCGACGCGCGGCCATCACACAGGACGTCGCGCCCGTCGTCGAGGCCCGCGGCCTCGAGATCGAGTACCCGGGACGCCTCGGCTCGCCCGCCTTCCGTGCGGTGAAGGGCGTCGACCTGGCGATCCGGCCGGGCGAGGTCCTCGGCCTGGTGGGGGAGTCCGGCTCCGGCAAGACCACCATCGGTCGCGCGATCGCCGGCCTGACGAAGATCACCGGCGGATCGCTGAACGTGCTCGGCACCGAGATGCTCGGCTACAAGGAGCGTGACTTCAAGCGGCTCCGGAAGGACATCGGGTTCGTCTTCCAGGACCCGGCGACCTCGTTCAACCCGCTGCTGACCATCGCCGAGTGCGTCGCTGAGCCGCTCGTCGTGCACGGGGTGGCCTCGTCGCCGCGAGCGGCCCGCAAGCAGGTGGACGAGCTCATGGAGGCCGTGCAGCTCCCCGCCGCCTACGGCGACCGCTACCCGCACGAGCTCTCCGGCGGGCAGCGGCAGCGTGCCTCGCTCGCCCGGTCGCTCGCGCTCCGGCCGAAGCTGCTCATCGCGGACGAGCCGACCAGTGCGCTCGACGTGTCGGTGCAGGCCCGCGTGCTGGAGCTCTTCCTCGAGCTGCAGCAGGACTTCGGCTTCGCGTCGCTGTTCATCAGCCACGACCTGGCCGTCGTCGGTGCGCTGTCCGACCGGATCGCGGTGCTGTACCGCGGCGACCTGGTCGAGACCGGCACCACCGCGCAGGTCCTCGGGGCGCCGCAGCACCCGTACACGCAGCGGCTGCTGGCCTCGCTGCCGGTGCCCGACCCGGAGGAGCAGGCCGAGCGACGGCGTACGCTGGAGCGACTGGAGCAGGCCGGGTCCTGA
- a CDS encoding ABC transporter permease, producing MRKAPTPVTLTNPEAIDTEPTKPQAQRRASGGGGLGRYVLVRFLLIFPTVFILVTLVFFLMRVVGNPITASVGGRLTPTQLQERLHAAGYDRPVIVQYLEYLGQIVRGDFGTTSTDNRPVTEIILQYGGATAELVFYALIVALVLGIPLGMLAAYLRDKWPDVLLRALAILTYATPVFFGGLLLKLVFSVWLGWLPLGDRASTRAQLILDRIENPTGIYLIDAIRTGNGQIISDVLQHAVLPALTLGLLTAGIFLRLVRANMIGSLGSEYVDAARSRGVRESRLVRTHAFRPALVPIITVMGLQIAMLLGGSVLTETTFGWRGLGFELNQYLSARDFVAVQGIVAMLAVIVAVTNFVVDVIAALIDPRVRF from the coding sequence ATGCGAAAGGCACCCACCCCCGTGACCCTCACGAACCCAGAGGCGATCGACACGGAGCCCACGAAGCCACAGGCACAGCGACGTGCCAGTGGCGGCGGCGGACTCGGTCGGTACGTCCTCGTCCGCTTCCTCCTCATCTTCCCGACGGTGTTCATCCTGGTGACGCTCGTCTTCTTCCTGATGCGCGTCGTCGGGAACCCGATTACCGCCTCGGTCGGCGGCCGGCTCACCCCGACGCAGCTGCAGGAACGCCTGCACGCCGCCGGGTACGACCGGCCGGTCATCGTGCAGTACCTCGAGTACCTCGGCCAGATCGTCCGCGGGGACTTCGGCACGACGTCGACCGACAACCGGCCCGTCACCGAGATCATCCTGCAGTACGGCGGCGCCACCGCTGAGCTCGTCTTCTACGCGCTCATCGTCGCCCTCGTGCTCGGCATCCCGCTCGGCATGCTCGCCGCCTACCTGCGCGACAAGTGGCCCGACGTGCTCCTCCGCGCGCTCGCGATCCTGACCTACGCGACCCCGGTGTTCTTCGGCGGTCTGCTCCTCAAGCTCGTGTTCTCCGTCTGGCTCGGCTGGCTGCCCCTCGGCGACCGCGCGTCGACCCGTGCGCAGCTCATCCTCGACCGCATCGAGAACCCCACCGGCATCTACCTCATCGACGCGATCCGGACCGGCAACGGGCAGATCATCAGCGACGTGCTCCAGCACGCCGTGCTCCCGGCGCTGACGCTCGGCCTGCTCACCGCGGGCATCTTCCTCCGCCTGGTCCGCGCGAACATGATCGGCTCGCTCGGCTCCGAGTACGTCGACGCGGCACGCTCCCGCGGCGTGCGCGAGTCCCGCCTGGTCCGGACGCACGCGTTCCGGCCGGCGCTGGTCCCGATCATCACCGTCATGGGGCTGCAGATCGCGATGCTGCTCGGCGGCTCGGTGCTCACCGAGACGACGTTCGGCTGGCGCGGCCTGGGCTTCGAGCTCAACCAGTACCTGTCCGCCCGTGACTTCGTCGCGGTGCAGGGCATCGTCGCGATGCTGGCGGTGATCGTCGCCGTCACGAACTTCGTCGTCGACGTCATCGCGGCGCTCATCGACCCGAGAGTGAGGTTCTGA
- a CDS encoding ABC transporter permease translates to MSDITLVDRHEPLWKRLPVVVQLRRSTGWQRAMLIVGVVICALFLLVAVFAPLLAPYGFGQQQGADGTNFPRTAAPSAEHIWGTTVGGLDVFSRVLFGTRTAVLVVIVAVIVSITIGVLLGMVSGYVGGWLDRILVVIADAIYAFPSLLLAIVVSIVVSGGRSTYWGGIIAAAISITVVYIPQYFRVVRAEAVRLKNDAFVESARVIGTNPWRIMTRHVLRNSTRSLPLILTLNASDAVLTLAGLGFLGFGIGPTQGAEWGYDLSRALSDVASGVWWTGVFPGVAIVLLVLGVTFIGESLNDISDPRLRARRRLKQLVSTRRAAATTEGAGS, encoded by the coding sequence ATGTCCGACATCACCCTCGTCGACCGCCACGAGCCACTGTGGAAGCGGTTGCCCGTCGTCGTCCAGCTCCGTCGCAGCACGGGCTGGCAGCGCGCCATGCTCATCGTGGGCGTGGTCATCTGCGCCCTGTTCCTGCTCGTCGCGGTGTTCGCCCCGCTCCTCGCCCCGTACGGCTTCGGCCAGCAGCAGGGCGCCGACGGCACGAACTTCCCCCGCACCGCGGCACCGAGCGCCGAGCACATCTGGGGCACGACCGTCGGTGGGCTCGACGTGTTCAGCCGCGTGCTCTTCGGGACCCGGACCGCCGTGCTCGTCGTCATCGTCGCGGTCATCGTGTCGATCACGATCGGCGTCCTGCTCGGCATGGTCTCCGGCTACGTCGGCGGCTGGCTCGACCGGATCCTCGTCGTGATCGCGGACGCGATCTACGCGTTCCCCTCGCTCCTGCTCGCGATCGTCGTCTCGATCGTCGTCTCCGGTGGTCGATCGACCTACTGGGGCGGCATCATCGCGGCGGCCATCTCGATCACGGTCGTCTACATCCCGCAGTACTTCCGCGTGGTCCGCGCCGAGGCCGTGCGGCTGAAGAACGACGCGTTCGTCGAGTCCGCGCGGGTCATCGGCACGAACCCGTGGCGCATCATGACCCGGCACGTGCTCCGGAACTCCACCCGGTCGCTGCCGCTCATCCTCACGCTCAACGCCAGCGATGCCGTCCTGACCCTGGCCGGCCTCGGCTTCCTCGGGTTCGGAATCGGCCCGACCCAGGGTGCGGAGTGGGGCTACGACCTGAGCCGCGCGCTGTCCGACGTCGCGAGCGGCGTCTGGTGGACGGGCGTCTTCCCGGGCGTCGCGATCGTGCTGCTCGTCCTCGGCGTGACGTTCATCGGCGAGAGCCTCAACGACATCTCCGACCCGCGTCTCCGTGCGCGTCGTCGGCTGAAGCAGCTGGTCTCCACGCGGCGCGCGGCGGCCACGACGGAAGGAGCGGGCTCATGA
- the dnaG gene encoding DNA primase: protein MAGLIARNDIDEVRARVNIADVVGDYVTLKSAGVGSLKGLCPFHDERTPSFHVRPQVGRYHCFGCGEDGDVFSFLMSQDHTTFQEAVERMAAKIGFTLHYEEGDGPRTDYNARARLIAANEAAQSFFTAQLTTAAAEPARRFLGERGFDPAAAQHFGVGFAPKSFDALKDHLRGRGFSVDEIVAAGLVSQGDRSPYDRFRGRLMWPIRDVTGATIGFGARRLLEDDKGPKYLNTPETPIYHKSQVLYGIDLARKEIAKGKQVVIVEGYTDVMACHLAGITTAVATCGTSFGVDHIKVLRPMLGDSAAQHVSQLGQIVFTFDPDEAGQRAASRAFTEEQRFASQTYVAVAPGGLDPCDLRLARGDDAIRRLVENRRPMFEFMIRRRLDGHDLDTVEGRVAGLRESAPVISEIRDRALADGYIRNTAGWLGMDIEDVRRAVAAARRRSTDAGHDGRSGGSSSGGHAGPGGGHTGQGDGPSVPEEPQASLRSLPDDPIARMERDAVMAMVQQPQSVGVPLLGLAASATFSARMLSVVRDAVVANIDAVGDRAWLDKLLGDVPAPFRSLVQELALAPIPARSDEDLAIYCRGIVVALVERDLLARKASLLGQLQRTDPSDQERRADVQRQLVDLDGQRMRLRADTPGA, encoded by the coding sequence GTGGCAGGCCTGATCGCGCGGAACGACATCGACGAGGTCCGCGCGCGCGTGAACATCGCCGACGTGGTCGGCGACTACGTCACCCTGAAGTCGGCCGGCGTCGGGTCGCTCAAGGGCCTCTGCCCCTTCCACGACGAGCGCACCCCGTCGTTCCACGTCCGCCCCCAGGTCGGTCGGTACCACTGCTTCGGCTGCGGCGAGGACGGCGACGTCTTCAGCTTCCTCATGTCGCAGGACCACACGACCTTCCAGGAAGCCGTCGAGCGGATGGCCGCGAAGATCGGCTTCACGCTCCACTACGAGGAGGGCGACGGGCCGCGCACCGACTACAACGCCCGCGCCCGGCTCATCGCCGCGAACGAGGCGGCGCAGTCGTTCTTCACGGCGCAGCTCACCACGGCTGCCGCCGAGCCAGCGCGCCGGTTCCTGGGGGAGCGGGGCTTCGACCCGGCCGCGGCCCAGCACTTCGGCGTCGGCTTCGCCCCGAAGTCGTTCGACGCCCTCAAGGACCACCTGCGGGGCCGCGGCTTCAGCGTCGACGAGATCGTCGCAGCCGGGCTCGTCAGCCAGGGTGACCGGTCCCCGTACGACCGGTTCCGCGGACGACTCATGTGGCCCATCCGCGACGTCACCGGGGCGACGATCGGGTTCGGTGCCCGCCGCCTGCTCGAGGACGACAAGGGCCCGAAGTACCTGAACACCCCCGAGACGCCCATCTACCACAAGAGCCAGGTGCTCTACGGGATCGACCTCGCCCGCAAGGAGATCGCCAAGGGCAAGCAGGTCGTCATCGTCGAGGGCTACACCGACGTCATGGCGTGCCACCTCGCCGGCATCACGACTGCGGTGGCCACGTGCGGCACGTCCTTCGGTGTCGACCACATCAAGGTCCTGCGTCCGATGCTCGGCGACTCGGCCGCGCAGCACGTGTCCCAGCTCGGCCAGATCGTCTTCACCTTCGACCCCGACGAAGCCGGGCAGCGGGCCGCCTCCCGTGCCTTCACCGAGGAGCAGCGCTTCGCCTCCCAGACCTACGTCGCGGTCGCGCCGGGCGGACTCGACCCGTGCGACCTGCGCCTGGCCCGTGGTGACGACGCGATCCGGCGCCTGGTCGAGAACCGGCGCCCGATGTTCGAGTTCATGATCCGTCGGCGGCTCGACGGGCACGACCTCGACACCGTGGAGGGCCGCGTCGCCGGGCTGCGCGAGTCCGCACCGGTCATCTCGGAGATCCGCGACCGCGCACTCGCCGACGGGTACATCCGCAACACGGCGGGCTGGCTCGGCATGGACATCGAGGACGTCCGTCGCGCGGTCGCCGCAGCGCGTCGGCGTTCCACGGACGCCGGGCACGACGGTCGGTCCGGAGGCTCGTCCAGCGGTGGCCACGCCGGTCCCGGTGGCGGGCACACCGGCCAGGGCGACGGGCCGAGCGTGCCCGAGGAGCCGCAGGCGAGCCTCCGCTCGCTGCCCGACGACCCGATCGCCCGGATGGAGCGCGACGCCGTGATGGCGATGGTCCAGCAGCCGCAGTCGGTCGGCGTGCCGCTGCTCGGCCTCGCCGCGTCGGCGACGTTCTCGGCGCGGATGCTGTCGGTCGTGCGGGACGCCGTCGTGGCGAACATCGACGCGGTCGGCGACCGGGCGTGGCTCGACAAGCTGCTCGGCGACGTCCCCGCGCCGTTCCGGTCCCTCGTGCAGGAGCTCGCGCTGGCACCGATCCCGGCCCGTTCCGACGAGGACCTCGCGATCTACTGCCGCGGCATCGTCGTGGCCCTGGTCGAGCGCGACCTGCTCGCCCGCAAGGCGTCCCTCCTCGGGCAGCTGCAGCGCACCGACCCGTCCGACCAGGAGCGCCGGGCAGATGTGCAGCGGCAGCTGGTCGACCTCGACGGGCAGCGGATGCGCCTCCGCGCGGACACCCCCGGCGCCTGA
- a CDS encoding ABC transporter substrate-binding protein — translation MASVPTWGKRTLALGAGAAVTALVLTGCAGGTSGGSGDLDGLIIGTTDKITSLDPAGSYDNGSFAVQNQVFPFLMNTPTGSPDVEPDIATKGEFTDPTTYEVTLKKGLEFANGNALTSSDVKFSFERDLKIKNDNGPWSLLANLKSIDTPDDTTVVFHLDHADQTWPQVLSSPAGPIVDEDVFSATELTSADDIVKGKAFAGQYTITSYKENDLIAYQANSKYDGVLEKAKTKDVTAQYFTKETDLKLAVQQGDVDVAYRSLTPTDISSLRKDDKLQVIDGPGGEIRYVVFNFKTQPFGTGQDDADEAKALAVRQAVADVVDRDELAKEVYNDTYTPVYSMVPDGLTGAATPFKSLYGDGNGAPDVDKAKKTLADAGVSGKIELDIQYSPDHYGSASDDEYATLKTQLEDSGLFTVNIQSTVYTTYAVERTKDAYPLYQLGWFPDFSDADNYLSPFFTKDNFVQNHYDDPTIQGLIADEQEESDADKRAEIIEKAQQREAEQISTLPLLQGKSVAVAGKDVKGVTLDASFKFRYGTITK, via the coding sequence ATGGCATCCGTTCCCACATGGGGCAAGCGCACCCTCGCGCTGGGCGCCGGCGCGGCAGTGACCGCGCTCGTGCTCACCGGCTGCGCAGGCGGCACCAGCGGCGGCTCCGGCGACCTGGACGGCCTGATCATCGGCACGACCGACAAGATCACGTCGCTGGACCCGGCCGGCTCGTACGACAACGGCTCGTTCGCCGTGCAGAACCAGGTCTTCCCGTTCCTCATGAACACCCCGACGGGCAGCCCGGACGTCGAGCCGGACATCGCCACGAAGGGCGAGTTCACGGACCCGACCACGTACGAGGTGACGCTCAAGAAGGGCCTCGAGTTCGCGAACGGCAACGCGCTGACCTCGAGCGACGTCAAGTTCTCGTTCGAGCGTGACCTGAAGATCAAGAACGACAACGGCCCGTGGTCGCTGCTCGCGAACCTCAAGAGCATCGACACCCCGGACGACACCACCGTCGTGTTCCACCTCGACCACGCCGACCAGACCTGGCCGCAGGTGCTCTCGAGCCCCGCCGGTCCGATCGTCGACGAGGACGTCTTCTCGGCCACCGAGCTCACCAGCGCCGACGACATCGTCAAGGGCAAGGCGTTCGCCGGCCAGTACACGATCACCTCCTACAAGGAGAACGACCTCATCGCCTACCAGGCGAACTCGAAGTACGACGGCGTCCTCGAGAAGGCGAAGACCAAGGACGTCACCGCCCAGTACTTCACCAAGGAGACCGACCTCAAGCTCGCGGTGCAGCAGGGCGACGTCGACGTGGCGTACCGCTCGCTGACCCCGACCGACATCTCGTCGCTCCGCAAGGACGACAAGCTGCAGGTCATCGACGGCCCCGGTGGTGAAATCCGCTACGTGGTCTTCAACTTCAAGACGCAGCCCTTCGGCACCGGCCAGGACGACGCCGACGAGGCCAAGGCCCTCGCCGTGCGCCAGGCCGTCGCGGACGTCGTCGACCGCGACGAGCTCGCCAAGGAGGTCTACAACGACACCTACACGCCGGTCTACTCGATGGTGCCGGACGGCCTGACGGGTGCCGCGACGCCGTTCAAGTCGCTCTACGGTGACGGCAACGGCGCCCCGGACGTCGACAAGGCGAAGAAGACCCTGGCCGACGCCGGTGTCTCGGGCAAGATCGAGCTCGACATCCAGTACTCGCCGGACCACTACGGCTCGGCCTCGGACGACGAGTACGCCACCCTGAAGACGCAGCTCGAGGACTCGGGCCTGTTCACCGTCAACATCCAGTCGACGGTCTACACGACCTACGCGGTCGAGCGCACCAAGGACGCCTACCCGCTGTACCAGCTCGGTTGGTTCCCGGACTTCTCGGACGCCGACAACTACCTCTCGCCGTTCTTCACGAAGGACAACTTCGTGCAGAACCACTACGACGACCCGACCATCCAGGGTCTGATCGCCGACGAGCAGGAGGAGTCGGACGCCGACAAGCGCGCCGAGATCATCGAGAAGGCCCAGCAGCGTGAGGCCGAGCAGATCTCGACCCTCCCGCTCCTGCAGGGCAAGTCGGTGGCCGTCGCCGGCAAGGACGTCAAGGGTGTCACCCTCGACGCCTCGTTCAAGTTCCGCTACGGGACCATCACCAAGTAA
- a CDS encoding ATP-binding cassette domain-containing protein, with product MTGENGPAVVADDVSIEYRGGAVSSPVRAVDGVSLTLGWGEILAVLGESGSGKSTFAAAIAGQLGTHGEGEGAHRRRIVGGELTVLGQPVRRIRPSSRRYARLTGQIGYLPQDGADRLRPDLLVGEAIAEPIYARDRRFDRKEAGLIVARLVDAVHLPLGILRLNTWELSSGQRQRVALARALVLEPRLLVADEPARGVDVLVRQSVLEALAGLQRHRQFSAVVVSSDLREARALADRVAVMSEGRLVGLGTFDEVLDNPVDPYVRTLAATASRPVKRKPVAAGRGGVRQA from the coding sequence ATGACCGGGGAGAACGGTCCGGCCGTCGTCGCGGACGACGTCAGCATCGAGTACCGGGGCGGCGCCGTCAGCAGCCCCGTCCGCGCCGTCGACGGCGTGAGCCTGACGCTCGGCTGGGGGGAGATCCTCGCCGTGCTCGGTGAGTCCGGCTCCGGCAAGTCGACGTTCGCGGCCGCGATCGCCGGGCAGCTCGGCACCCACGGCGAGGGCGAGGGTGCGCACCGTCGCCGCATCGTCGGCGGCGAGCTCACCGTGCTCGGCCAACCGGTCCGTCGCATCCGACCGTCCTCGCGGCGGTACGCGCGGCTCACCGGCCAGATCGGGTACCTGCCGCAGGACGGGGCCGACCGCCTCCGACCCGACCTGCTCGTCGGCGAGGCCATCGCCGAACCCATCTACGCGCGCGACCGCCGGTTCGACCGCAAGGAGGCCGGGCTGATCGTCGCGCGCCTCGTCGACGCGGTGCACCTGCCCCTCGGCATCCTCCGGCTGAACACGTGGGAGCTCTCGAGCGGGCAGCGGCAGCGCGTCGCACTGGCCCGGGCGCTCGTCCTCGAGCCGCGCCTGCTCGTGGCCGACGAACCGGCGCGCGGCGTCGACGTGCTCGTCCGACAGTCCGTGCTCGAGGCCCTGGCCGGACTGCAGCGGCACCGGCAGTTCTCGGCCGTCGTCGTCTCCAGCGACCTGCGCGAGGCACGCGCCCTGGCGGACCGCGTCGCCGTGATGAGCGAGGGACGGCTCGTCGGCCTCGGGACGTTCGACGAGGTGCTCGACAACCCGGTCGACCCGTACGTCCGGACCCTCGCGGCGACGGCGTCGCGCCCGGTGAAGCGCAAGCCGGTGGCCGCCGGCCGAGGAGGAGTGCGACAAGCATGA